A genome region from Arachis duranensis cultivar V14167 chromosome 8, aradu.V14167.gnm2.J7QH, whole genome shotgun sequence includes the following:
- the LOC107463061 gene encoding probable E3 ubiquitin-protein ligase RZFP34, whose protein sequence is MSEKRAVVLLHAEKAFGKDRSEQKWFAYVVMEEAIIMYSSEGKVYNLSSNTESMHGEELVQSKEHEKINDLQERGYMKYGCQHYRRRCRIRAPCCNEIFHCRHCHNEAKDDIKIDPKLRHDLSRHQIKQVICLLCGTEQEVQQNCISCGVCMGKYFCGICKLFDDDVSKKQYHCGGCGICRTGGSENFFHCDKCGCCQSTLLKNSHACVEKAMHHDCPVCFEYLFESMDEIAVLPCGHTIHINCMNEMRKHLQYACPLCSKSVCDMSKVWEKFDLEIAATPMPEQYQNKMVWILCNDCGKSSNVKYHIIAQKCLNCNSYNTRQT, encoded by the exons ATGAGTGAGAAAAGGGCCGTGGTGCTGCTGCATGCAGAAAAAGCGTTCGGTAAAGACAGATCGGAACAGAAG TGGTTTGCATATGTTGTTATGGAGGAGGCGATAATAATGTACTCATCCGAGGGAAAAGTGTACAATCTGTCATCAAACACAGAAAGCATGCACGGAGAAGAATTGGTTCAatcaaaagaacatgaaaagaTCAATGACTTGCAAGAGAGAGGATATATGAAATACGG ATGTCAACATTATCGGAGAAGATGTCGTATTAGGGCCCCCTGCTGCAATGAGATTTTTCACTGTCGCCATTGTCATAATGAGGCAAAG GATGATATCAAGATTGATCCAAAGCTTAGACATGACCTTTCCCGTCATCAAATTAAACAG GTGATATGTTTACTTTGCGGGACTGAACAAGAG GTTCAGCAAAACTGCATTAGTTGTGGAGTTTGTATGGGGAAGTACTTTTGCGGGATATGCAAGCTTTTTGATGACGAT GTATCTAAGAAACAATACCATTGCGGCGGCTGTGGAATTTGCAG AACTGGAGGATCTGAAAATTTCTTCCACTGCGACAAGTGTg GTTGTTGCCAGTCTACTCTGCTGAAAAATAGTCACGCTTGTGTGGAGAAGGCAATGCATCATGATTGTCCTGTTTGTTTTGAG TATTTGTTCGAATCGATGGATGAAATCGCTGTCTTGCCATGTGGACATACAATCCATATCAACTGTATGAATGAAATGAGAAAGCATTTACA GTATGCATGCCCTCTTTGCTCAAAGTCAGTTTGTGATATGTCAAAGGTTTGGGAGAAGTTTGACTTGGAGATTGCTGCTACACCAATGCCTGaacaatatcaaaataaaatg GTTTGGATCCTTTGCAATGATTGTGGTAAAAGTAGTAACGTAAAGTACCATATTATTGCTCAAAAGTGCTTGAATTGCAACTCCTACAACACAAGACAAACTTGA